The Diceros bicornis minor isolate mBicDic1 chromosome 9, mDicBic1.mat.cur, whole genome shotgun sequence nucleotide sequence AATGGCTCAGACGGGGCAGGAGGGCGTGGAGAGAAATGGTCTAGAGCCGGGCCTGGGGGAGTTCGAGGCTCCCCATTTCCCGCGGCTCGAAGCTGCGCGCCGAATGCGAAAGGCAGCAAGTGGGGAGGACGCAATACCACTCGGGCAGAGCCCTGCTACGCCGACATTCCCGGGAGTCTCCCGAGAGTGCTCGGACGTTATGAATGAGGGGCCGTTGGAAAGAGGAAGCCTCTACTCTGCCCTAAACTGAACACAAATCGAGAGAAAAATATTCACTCTCGACCCCCACCAGACCAGGCGCAGTAGCTAGAGAGGGCCCGAGGGCCAAAGCCCCCTGAATTTgtctccccgccccgcccctcctgGCGCGGAGCTCCCAGACAGCCTTGATGCCCCAGGACGCCCTGGACACACGGCCCGCCCAGCAGCCGGCGGCCGTCCGCGCCTTCCCAGGGCGCCCTCCTgcgggccgccgccgccgccgccgcttaCCTTGGCTTCCGAGGGACGGCTGCGCGGGCTTCCGCATCCACTCGCACAGGTTCCGCCGCTGGCCGCCGGGGGACAGCTGCTCGGCGGCGGCGGTGGCAGCGGGCCCAGGAGGGCCGGGGTTCAGCGTCTGCAGCAACCCCGAGGCACAGGAAGGCGCGGCGGCCGGGTGGTGCGGGTGGTGGTGCGGGTGGTGGTGCGGGTGGTAGTCGGCGGGGCTGCTGTAGCCCATGGCTGCGGCCGGAGAGCCCCCGTTGAGGCCGTGCGCCACGGCGTTGGCTGCCGCACCCCCCGGCGCGTAGCCGTTCCAGTCCTCTCGGAGCGGAGCGCCGTACGCGGCGGGCCAGGACGGCCCCGGGGACTGCGCGCTCTCCAAGTTCGCGGCTGCGGCCGCCGCAGCCGCCACATGATAGCCGCCGTAGTCCGGGTACTGCGGGGGACTGACGAAGTTCTGCGGGGCCAGGTTGAGGCCGCCAGAGTGGCGCACGGAGCTGGGGTACATGCTCATGTCCTTATCCAGGAGGTAGCTCACGTACATGGTGGCGAGGGCCCGGCAGCAAACCTCACCATGCTGCCTGGGGACGGACGCTGGAGACTGCCGGGGGGCGCGAGGGGAAAGAGGCGAGGGGGCGTGAGGAGCAGCGGGTGGCTGCGCCCCAGCCCGCGGTGCTCGGCTGGCTCCTCGCGGCGCTTCTGCCTATGAGGCGGTTCCTCCCTCtggcctgcctcctccctccctccctccctttcttccttctttcctcccaccTCCTTCCCACTAGGCTGCAGAGGCGGGGAAGACCCGCCACAGGCTGGCGTGCGGAGCCCCAGGTCGGCGGCCTTACGTGATTAACGAGTGTTTACAAGACTCTATTAGTAATGACACAGACACCAATGGCTGGAGACGTCGAGGCGCAGCGCGCACCCTGCGCACAACCCCCCGAAACacgatttgcattttaaaagataagGGGGGAGCTTGCGAGAGGGCAGAGACCCTATCCCACCTAAATATTCAAACCTTTATTGTTAAGAGCTTCCTCCTTCCAACCTGTGCACTTTAACCTCCAATCACAGGTTCAAAGAATGAAATCAAGAGACTTGAAAAAGAGAGGGGGAAAGAGCTATCTTGGTGCAATCTGGGTTTGGAGAGTAAGGAGTTGTGTTTATGCGTTGGCACGGATGGGAGATTGGCGGTCAAGACGCTCCTTCCAtcccaaagagaaaagaaaagggaagccATTGCTCTGGTGACAAGGTTTCTGGCCAACCCGAGGTGACGAGCGGAGCCAGAAGAGACGGGCCGGTCCCTTCCCGCTCTGTGCCCCTGGCCAGAACGACTGCGCGCGCGGAACAACTGTCAGCGctaatcatttattttcttccccaagGAAGCCACTCGTTCTCCGCACGAGATAAAGTATGACCCTAGCTTCAAGCTGCATCTCCGAGTTCATCTCACATTTGGGATTTAAGTTAAATTaatgcaattaatttttttaagcacttACATTCAAGACTCAAAAGTTTTTACAAACCAAGGAACCGTGGTGGAAGCCCAGCTAGGGGAGGGCAGTGAGGGAAGGGAGCGGGAGGGGATCGGTCGAGTGCTGGTAGTGTCCTGTTTCTTGAGCAGGGTGCTCGTTGCACGGTGTGGTGTTCGTGAAAATCCAGCGAGCTACACTTATATGTCTATTATACTTAAATATGTGGTTAAAAATCAAGGAAAAGGGGCCTAGAATTTCTCCTAATATATACCTAGGTATTTATACGTCTTAACACTTTCTCTTTTACAAAGTAAGATATCCTCCGAAGAAaattgttcttcatctccagggGATGGGAAGGGAACCACGGGCCGTTACTAATGACGGCTTCTGAAAATCTACGAGTGGGGAAGGGTTGAGACAGGATTCTCCGTGGTTTTTGAAGCACTGTGTCCGAAGGGCCCGGGGCTGGAAGTGGCGGCCGTGGGGACTTGTGCTGTGCGGCCTGTTTCGGGAACCGCCGCGAGAGGAGCGCGGGGCGACAGGATTCGGCTCCCGCCCGCGCCCATCTCCGTTCTGCGCCCGCAGGGAGTGGGCTCGCGGTTGCCGTCTGCCTTCCCCCCGAGCCCGGACGGCGCTGCCAGACTAGGGTTTGAGGATCCCAGCGGCCGGTCTGGCGGGCTGGGCAGGCTGACTGGGTGGCTTTGAGCGCTCCCGGAACCAGCGGGCGCTCGCGCTCTCCTCCAGATCTGCACTTGTCGGTTCTCATTGTCAAGCGCTCTCTGGTATTTGTCGCTTCATCTTGTCATCCCTGGAGCTCTTTCCAGTGTCCTTTATCTCCCTTGATCCTCACATTTCCCTGGATTGGGAACAAAGCTAGTGTTGTCAtcctctccattttgcagatgacacCCACCAAGCTGCGAAGTGCAGAGAAGCCAAGCTGGAGCAGATCAGAACTAGCTCAGGGCTACAGGATCTCCTGCTGGCTGGTGCCTCCCGGCCTTGCATGTCCTAAGGAAGAAGGTTAAAATTGGGGTTGGGTGGGGGGCAGCAAACTGAGCACACAAGAGATGGAAGACCAGAGCGCATCCTCCATGTGGACCTCCCAGGCCTAGCCCAGACAGCTGTGTTATCGGACCTCTCCAgaattaaaataggaaataaattgCAAACCCCATGACAGAACGCAAATCATTGGGGGAGTGGGGCGTCTGCAGTCCTGATGGGGTGGGAATGTGGGAGGTTAAGTAGTGGGCACTTCGGACTTTTGATCTAGCAaacatcttcctcctcttcctggagACACAATCCCTCTTCCGTCCCCCACACCCCCTCCGAAGCCCCAAGCTctggaagctgaggcccaggctCGAGCCTGTGTCTTCGGAATGTGGGCATTCTTTGGAACAATCACTTTATTGGGGACAGCCATCCCCTCCGCCCTGTGGTGGCTGCTTCCTGCGTTTTTATGGCCCAGCCGCCGGCCGCTGGCTAATTGTCCCGGTTTTCCAGCTGTGTCTCTATGCTCTGCCCTGGAGAAAGGGCTCTGGCCTGCCCGCCCAAATGCTTTGGGAGCAGCCAGGGTTGCTTCGGCCCCAGGGGTCACGCCAGGTCCAGAGTTGACCAGACCACAGGGAAGCCTGAGGCTCACTTGGGGTGCAAGGGCTGGAGATAGGAAATCGTGGTGAAAACCAATCGGTTTCCTTTGTGAAAaaatgccccccacccccccaaccccggCCGTAGCATGGCCCCACCTATGGTCCTGGGGTCTGGGCTTTTTGGCGAGGGGAAAGGAGCCAATAATGATGTCCTTGGACAAGCTCCTCAGAGTGGGACTGTCCCCTCACATCCGGGTAGCCCTCTCAGCCAAGAGAAGGCCCATCTTGGTCCCTGCAGGGGCAGAGTGATGAGAGCAGTCAAAGAGGGTGGAAGGTGGCTGATGGGAAGGGAGCCTGAGTGTCTTTTTGTCCTGATGGCTTACCCTCTGGCAGGTCTTTGTCAGGCGCCTATCCTCTGGGTGCCTGCTCTGGATAGGGGGTGGCTCCTCTGGCCTCTGGGtgcagctgtgtggcctcagagGATGCAAGTGCCACCTGCGTCAGGACCCCAAGCAGAGCTTTCTCTTTCCTAGACCCAAGGTGCATGGCAGCTTTCTTAGAGCCTTTTGGCGTGAGCCAAGAACACTTCAGATGGTCGTCTCCACCTCTGCTGCCCAAGGATCCCTTCCAGCCAGTACCTCTGGTCCTTAACTGGCTGCCCTGCCAGAGAAGCCTTCAGCAAATCACTCTGGAGAAGGCAAACTTGTTCGGGAAGCTTGGGGCTGGGGTTGGGCTGGGGCTGTGACCCCATGGATCCAGAGCTAGAGCAGGTTTTAAGGGCAGGAGAGGgtgggaagagagagacacaggtaAATAAAGTGTCAGGAAAACTAGAGGGGCAGCCACGACTGGTTATCAAAGGGACGTCTCTTTGTTACTGACAGTGTGGAGGCCATACCACATTCCTCGGAGAGGGTCAGGGCTTCCAGGGTCTCAGCTGGTGGCAAGGGCAGGGCGCAGaaggggtggggagcaggaggcACCGGAAGGGGAGGGCTGCTCCTCCAGGCAGACACTCCTTGAATCCACAGATCATTGACAGGGCTCCCTCCCTGCTCAAAGGTCCCCAGTGTTTGCTCCAGCTTGGGGGACCCTGCTTTCCCCCATATTTGTGGCTCCTGGAAACTGGGGAGCCTGTGACCCTTGTAACCCAGATAGGGCAGGCCATCTCTATCCACCTTAGCATGCAAGTCTACTTTCTGAATCCCTTTTAGATCAAGGAAATGATCCAAATAGTGCAGCCCTTCCagactccctctcctcccctgcaCAGGAAACCCCTCACTCTCACTGACCTGAATTCCCAGGATAATTAAGGAAGAGTGAGAAGGAAGGGAATTTTGTCTGATAAAATTGTTCAGCTGGGCAATCTACAGCGCTGTGGAAAACGACTCAGTCTCTCCTTAATTAAGGAGTTCTTCAGCCACTGCACCCAATCAGCCATCCCCCCACACAAAGGAAGGCTCAGTAATGGGTGGTTTGACCCCAACAACCCCACCCTTCCCTGCCACAGCccactcagctaacatctatgggAAGGAAATCGATTGCAGTGTCCTTTCCGTGGGGCCTTCCCAGACTCCATGGCCTGCTTAGCCCCATCGGCCACAGTGGAGCCCAACATGTTCACCCTGAACAGCAGTGAGGGGCCGCAGCTGCCCACAGCTGCCCAGGCTTCATACACAGGAGCAGATGTGTCCCCACCCAATGGAGTCAAGAATGTTTCCCTGAAAGCTAGCGGAGTGTCTGGTCCTCTCTACCTCAGGGAAAGTTCCTGCATTTGTAGGAAGAGACTGGTGGACTAGAGCTTTACTAGTTGGAGACCAGGGAGCAGGAGTG carries:
- the CDX2 gene encoding homeobox protein CDX-2 isoform X2, whose product is MYVSYLLDKDMSMYPSSVRHSGGLNLAPQNFVSPPQYPDYGGYHVAAAAAAAANLESAQSPGPSWPAAYGAPLREDWNGYAPGGAAANAVAHGLNGGSPAAAMGYSSPADYHPHHHPHHHPHHPAAAPSCASGLLQTLNPGPPGPAATAAAEQLSPGGQRRNLCEWMRKPAQPSLGSQVKTRTKDKYRVVYTDHQRLELEKEFHYSRYITIRRKAELAATLGLSERLKFGFRTAERRKGKSTRRSCSSSSSSSSSSNSSRRRLRHNLPSHSQVL
- the CDX2 gene encoding homeobox protein CDX-2 isoform X1, with amino-acid sequence MYVSYLLDKDMSMYPSSVRHSGGLNLAPQNFVSPPQYPDYGGYHVAAAAAAAANLESAQSPGPSWPAAYGAPLREDWNGYAPGGAAANAVAHGLNGGSPAAAMGYSSPADYHPHHHPHHHPHHPAAAPSCASGLLQTLNPGPPGPAATAAAEQLSPGGQRRNLCEWMRKPAQPSLGSQVKTRTKDKYRVVYTDHQRLELEKEFHYSRYITIRRKAELAATLGLSERQVKIWFQNRRAKERKINKKKLQQQQQQQQQQQQQPPPPAPQPAQPQPGPLRSVPEPLSPVSSLQGSVPGSVPGVLGPTGGVLNPTVTQ